One window from the genome of uncultured Tateyamaria sp. encodes:
- a CDS encoding beta-ketoacyl-ACP synthase III: MTLRAVVRGVGHYLPARVVENAEFEASLDTSDEWIRARSGIERRHFATEEDTTSSMATAAAQAALDDAGLVADDIDAIVLATSTADLTFPSAATMVQDKLGMTRGFAFDVQAVCAGFVYALSNANALIVSGQARRVIVIGAETFSKIMDWTDRSTCVLFGDGAGALVLEAQDGGGTSEDRGILATDLNSDGRHRDLLYVDGGVSTGTSGYLRMQGNQVFRHAVEKLAATAETAMDRAGVTADDVDWIVPHQANIRIIQGTAKKMGVAMDKVVVTVQDHGNTSAASIPLAMSVGRKNGQIQDGNLIVTEAIGGGLAWGAVVLRW; this comes from the coding sequence ATGACGCTTCGTGCGGTGGTGCGTGGCGTGGGGCACTACCTGCCCGCGCGCGTGGTCGAGAACGCCGAGTTCGAGGCCTCGCTGGATACGTCCGACGAGTGGATTCGCGCGCGGTCCGGGATCGAGCGCCGTCATTTTGCCACCGAGGAGGACACCACATCTTCCATGGCAACAGCCGCCGCCCAGGCGGCGCTGGACGATGCCGGGCTGGTTGCGGACGACATTGATGCCATCGTGCTGGCCACCTCCACGGCGGATCTGACATTTCCGTCCGCCGCGACCATGGTGCAGGACAAGCTGGGCATGACGCGCGGTTTTGCCTTTGACGTGCAGGCGGTGTGCGCCGGCTTTGTCTATGCCTTGTCGAATGCCAACGCCCTGATCGTGTCGGGTCAGGCACGGCGGGTGATTGTCATAGGGGCCGAGACGTTTTCCAAGATCATGGACTGGACCGACCGCAGCACCTGCGTGCTGTTTGGCGACGGCGCCGGTGCGTTGGTGCTGGAGGCGCAAGACGGCGGGGGTACATCCGAGGATCGGGGCATTCTGGCCACGGACCTGAATTCGGACGGGCGGCATCGCGACCTGCTTTATGTGGATGGCGGCGTGAGTACGGGGACCAGTGGCTATCTACGGATGCAGGGCAATCAAGTGTTCCGCCACGCGGTCGAAAAACTGGCTGCCACCGCCGAAACTGCGATGGACCGTGCCGGTGTCACGGCCGATGACGTGGATTGGATTGTACCGCACCAGGCCAACATTCGAATTATCCAGGGCACGGCCAAGAAAATGGGCGTCGCGATGGATAAGGTGGTCGTTACGGTTCAGGACCACGGCAATACCTCTGCCGCGTCCATCCCGCTGGCCATGTCCGTGGGTCGAAAAAACGGTCAAATCCAGGATGGCAACCTGATCGTCACCGAAGCCATTGGTGGCGGATTGGCCTGGGGTGCCGTCGTCCTGCGCTGGTGA
- the rpmF gene encoding 50S ribosomal protein L32 — translation MAVQQNKVSKSRRNNRRAHDSLTPANPNECPNCGELKRPHHICAACGHYDDNEIVAMTEEVDLEDDAA, via the coding sequence ATGGCTGTGCAACAGAACAAAGTGTCGAAATCGCGCCGCAACAACCGCCGCGCCCACGACAGCTTGACCCCCGCCAACCCCAACGAATGCCCAAACTGCGGTGAGCTGAAGCGCCCACACCACATTTGCGCGGCATGCGGTCACTACGACGACAACGAAATTGTCGCCATGACTGAAGAGGTTGATCTGGAAGACGACGCGGCCTGA
- the ihfA gene encoding integration host factor subunit alpha produces MTDKTLTRMDLSEAVFREVGLSRNESAQLVESVLDHMSDALVRGEQVKISSFGTFSVRDKSARIGRNPKTGEEVPINPRRVLTFRPSHLMKDRVAAGNKS; encoded by the coding sequence ATGACAGACAAGACTTTGACGCGAATGGACCTCAGCGAAGCGGTGTTTCGTGAGGTGGGATTGTCGCGGAACGAAAGCGCGCAATTGGTGGAAAGTGTGCTGGACCACATGTCTGATGCGCTCGTGCGTGGCGAGCAGGTCAAGATTTCATCCTTCGGTACTTTTTCGGTTCGCGACAAGTCGGCCCGCATCGGCCGCAACCCGAAGACGGGTGAAGAGGTGCCGATCAACCCGCGTCGCGTTCTGACCTTCCGCCCCTCGCATCTGATGAAAGATCGCGTGGCGGCTGGCAACAAATCCTGA
- a CDS encoding AraC family transcriptional regulator: MPRDDEDRNGLITNILTLGEDGPERDARAFYGYVTQTNLIGGAGGAIIKQVNCPGGEFDSPPFDDYHLHIALTTSRRTYSNFDGLIREGRGHAGQLGLAPRATRGELAVEGTFSSLHIAVPQAILRRTADALDVPVQPDLESLFSIYFHDPAILWVAQSLAETALLTSGRDAFHADQSLWALSALLLQRAGTIELARRNTSPLDADAFGKVHDMFVDHIELPLTIQDLADRVSMDVFSFSRAFKSRTGRSPYQYLLQLRVERALHLLLSTDISLIETAYACGFSSQAHFNTVFRKVMGMTPGMVRARR, encoded by the coding sequence GTGCCGCGGGACGACGAGGATAGGAACGGACTGATCACGAATATCCTCACATTGGGCGAGGATGGGCCAGAACGCGACGCCCGTGCGTTCTATGGCTATGTGACCCAAACCAATCTGATCGGCGGTGCAGGCGGCGCGATTATCAAGCAAGTGAATTGTCCGGGCGGTGAATTCGATTCTCCGCCCTTTGACGACTACCACCTGCACATTGCACTGACGACGTCGCGCCGGACCTATTCCAATTTCGACGGGCTGATCCGGGAAGGGCGCGGGCACGCGGGGCAGCTTGGACTGGCACCACGCGCCACTAGGGGGGAATTGGCAGTCGAAGGTACGTTTTCCAGCCTGCATATCGCCGTCCCTCAGGCCATACTGCGCCGCACGGCAGACGCGCTGGACGTGCCAGTGCAGCCCGATCTCGAGAGCTTGTTCAGCATCTACTTTCATGACCCCGCGATTTTGTGGGTGGCCCAGTCGCTTGCAGAAACGGCGCTCCTGACGTCCGGGCGCGACGCCTTTCATGCGGACCAGTCGCTGTGGGCGTTGTCCGCGCTTTTGTTACAGCGTGCGGGGACCATTGAACTGGCACGCCGCAATACATCACCCCTGGACGCGGACGCGTTTGGCAAGGTGCATGATATGTTCGTCGATCACATCGAACTGCCCCTTACGATACAGGACCTCGCGGACCGGGTTTCGATGGACGTGTTTTCGTTTTCTCGCGCATTCAAGTCACGGACGGGCCGTTCGCCGTACCAATACCTGCTCCAATTGCGGGTAGAGCGGGCGCTGCATCTGTTGCTGTCGACCGACATCAGCCTGATCGAAACCGCTTATGCCTGCGGCTTCTCCAGCCAGGCGCATTTCAATACCGTCTTTCGCAAGGTTATGGGCATGACACCGGGTATGGTTCGGGCCCGGCGCTAG
- a CDS encoding GNAT family N-acyltransferase, translating into MIRLKKGRYVARTAQTPSDLRAAQALRARCFGLETDSDAFDDRSTHILVRRVADDALVCCFRMMPLTGATISHSYSAQYYELSALEAFDGKMVEMGRFCVDPDAADPDILRVAWGAMTTYVDDTGVELLFGCSSFAGTETADYLDAFAMLKARHLAPTRWLPRVKAPKVFEFAARLRHKPDAKLAMLRMPPLLRTYLMMGGWVSDHAVVDDDMNTLHVFTGVEIGAIPPARKRLLRAVAG; encoded by the coding sequence ATGATCAGGTTGAAAAAGGGGCGCTATGTCGCGCGGACGGCACAGACGCCATCCGACTTGCGCGCCGCGCAGGCGCTTCGGGCGCGTTGTTTTGGGCTCGAGACCGATTCTGATGCGTTTGATGACAGATCGACCCATATTCTGGTCCGCCGGGTCGCAGATGATGCGCTGGTGTGTTGTTTCCGAATGATGCCATTGACCGGGGCCACCATCTCGCACAGCTATTCGGCGCAATATTACGAACTCAGCGCACTTGAGGCCTTTGACGGCAAGATGGTCGAGATGGGCCGGTTCTGTGTGGACCCGGATGCAGCGGATCCGGATATCCTGCGCGTCGCGTGGGGGGCCATGACAACCTATGTCGATGACACCGGGGTCGAGTTGCTGTTTGGGTGTTCGTCCTTTGCAGGAACGGAGACGGCAGACTACCTCGACGCGTTTGCCATGCTCAAGGCGCGCCATCTGGCGCCGACGCGCTGGTTGCCCAGGGTCAAGGCCCCCAAAGTGTTCGAATTTGCCGCCCGGCTTCGCCACAAGCCCGATGCGAAGCTGGCGATGCTGCGCATGCCGCCGTTGTTGCGCACCTATCTTATGATGGGCGGTTGGGTCAGTGATCACGCCGTGGTCGATGATGACATGAACACGCTGCATGTGTTTACCGGGGTGGAAATCGGGGCGATTCCACCTGCGCGCAAGCGACTTTTGCGCGCTGTCGCCGGATAG
- a CDS encoding MerR family transcriptional regulator, which produces MAKSADAFRTISEVAEWLGVQTHVLRFWESKFTQVKPVKRAGGRRYYRPADMLLLGGIRKLLHEDGLTIKGVQKILREEGMAYVADLSPPLDAETDAQLDADLTARMDEDVTPPPVEAEVVPFASTPPAVQGATSDDTAADTESVAAAEPEAPLPSFLRTPTPPPDAVNTEEDAAAGLPFPPMVEDVPVPTEDDRSEVDGAQDDPAPDEVPANALPAFMRSEPPTATTEATPAQEEAPESTTAEPQQADAPSHGLPSFLSDYAPDAVAPDKAESDEVVTSTDEPAPPTPLPDDPVAEDESGVAVDETAAAPVPRVIDVPDDPDPDIIAVAPSALSKAARLTQLTDAQRNVIRPLLAQLTALRDQMASNRREPR; this is translated from the coding sequence ATGGCCAAGTCTGCAGACGCCTTTCGTACCATTTCGGAAGTTGCGGAATGGTTGGGGGTGCAGACCCATGTGCTGCGCTTTTGGGAAAGCAAGTTCACCCAGGTAAAGCCCGTGAAACGCGCTGGTGGGCGGCGATACTACCGCCCCGCCGACATGTTGTTGTTGGGTGGCATTCGCAAGCTGCTGCACGAAGATGGGCTGACCATCAAAGGTGTGCAGAAAATCCTGCGCGAGGAAGGTATGGCCTATGTTGCCGACCTGTCGCCGCCCCTTGATGCTGAAACGGATGCACAGCTGGACGCGGATCTGACCGCCCGCATGGACGAGGATGTCACGCCGCCGCCCGTCGAGGCCGAGGTTGTGCCATTTGCATCGACACCACCCGCTGTGCAAGGCGCGACATCTGACGATACCGCGGCAGACACAGAGTCAGTCGCGGCAGCAGAACCGGAAGCGCCCCTTCCATCTTTCTTGCGCACACCGACCCCACCGCCCGACGCGGTGAATACGGAAGAAGACGCCGCAGCCGGTCTGCCGTTCCCCCCGATGGTGGAGGACGTGCCCGTGCCTACAGAGGATGACCGGTCAGAGGTGGACGGCGCCCAGGACGACCCAGCGCCGGATGAGGTGCCCGCGAATGCCCTGCCCGCATTCATGCGCTCCGAACCGCCTACCGCCACAACAGAAGCCACCCCGGCCCAGGAAGAGGCGCCCGAAAGCACAACCGCGGAGCCGCAACAGGCAGACGCCCCTTCACACGGCTTGCCGTCGTTCCTGTCGGATTATGCCCCAGACGCTGTGGCGCCGGACAAGGCCGAGAGTGACGAGGTGGTCACTTCCACCGATGAGCCTGCGCCGCCCACTCCATTACCTGACGATCCCGTGGCCGAAGACGAATCCGGCGTTGCGGTCGACGAAACTGCCGCAGCCCCCGTGCCGCGTGTCATTGATGTTCCGGATGATCCGGATCCGGATATAATCGCCGTGGCACCCTCGGCACTGAGTAAGGCGGCACGCCTGACACAGTTGACCGATGCACAGCGCAATGTAATCCGCCCCCTGCTGGCACAGCTCACTGCCTTGCGTGACCAGATGGCCAGCAACCGGCGCGAGCCGCGGTAA
- a CDS encoding AraC family transcriptional regulator: protein MSVIGTPLWQSIGRREIPSQYQDLGQDTGCTIYGRLRKHSALKYANKVRLRPILRRMELISEKPQKNLDSEKRALEHERPEGRFAVNSTYDYTMGGRTVPHHAAVLKDILNIPTISPVDDPCAEVNTRLARDRQGHSLSEKAFGRIIAWMRSHIDEHISEDMLCALSPMGMLAFRRAFEAHAGLPPMHFLTWMRVDTAVRLLIDTRFDLTEIAFVTGFKTEQGLVSAFLATLGVRPQALRVSLG, encoded by the coding sequence TTGTCTGTCATTGGAACTCCCCTTTGGCAGAGCATAGGGCGCAGGGAAATTCCGAGTCAATATCAAGACCTTGGCCAAGACACCGGATGTACAATTTATGGCCGGTTGAGGAAGCACAGCGCGCTTAAATACGCCAACAAGGTCAGATTGCGGCCCATACTGCGCCGGATGGAATTGATAAGCGAAAAACCGCAGAAAAACCTCGATAGCGAAAAGCGCGCGCTAGAACACGAAAGACCTGAAGGCCGTTTTGCGGTAAATTCAACCTATGATTATACGATGGGAGGAAGAACCGTGCCGCACCATGCTGCTGTTTTGAAGGATATTCTGAACATTCCGACAATCTCGCCTGTTGACGACCCATGTGCCGAGGTCAACACCAGGCTGGCACGGGACCGGCAGGGTCACTCGCTCAGTGAAAAGGCCTTTGGGCGCATCATCGCGTGGATGCGCAGCCACATCGATGAACATATAAGCGAAGACATGTTATGTGCGCTCAGCCCGATGGGCATGCTCGCTTTCCGTCGCGCATTCGAAGCCCATGCCGGGCTGCCGCCAATGCATTTTCTGACGTGGATGCGCGTGGATACCGCCGTCCGCCTGTTGATCGACACCCGCTTCGATTTAACAGAGATCGCCTTTGTGACGGGGTTCAAGACCGAACAGGGGCTGGTGTCCGCCTTTCTCGCGACGTTGGGCGTCCGGCCACAGGCCCTGCGCGTGTCACTGGGTTAA
- the bamE gene encoding outer membrane protein assembly factor BamE, with product MGTFTPLSAAGLALILSLGLAGCSPTFRNHGYVPPEEDLAELVVGIDTRGTVEDLVGPPTSGGVLEGGDYFYVRSRVRTFGPRRPQVVERQVLAITFDQDGVLQNIERFGLEDGRVVALSRRVTTSGVRDTTFLRQLLGNIGRIGPEGVL from the coding sequence ATGGGGACCTTTACACCACTTTCCGCAGCAGGGCTGGCCCTGATACTGTCGCTTGGGCTTGCGGGATGTTCCCCCACGTTCCGAAATCACGGCTATGTCCCGCCCGAAGAAGACCTGGCCGAACTGGTTGTTGGGATCGACACGCGCGGCACGGTCGAGGACCTTGTGGGTCCGCCCACATCCGGCGGGGTGCTCGAAGGGGGCGACTATTTCTATGTGCGCAGCCGCGTGCGCACCTTTGGACCCAGGCGGCCGCAGGTCGTGGAGCGACAGGTTCTGGCGATCACCTTCGATCAGGACGGGGTCTTGCAGAACATCGAACGGTTCGGGCTGGAAGACGGGCGCGTTGTCGCGTTGTCGCGGCGCGTGACCACCAGCGGTGTCCGCGACACGACATTCCTGCGCCAGCTGCTTGGCAATATCGGCCGGATCGGCCCAGAGGGCGTTCTCTGA
- a CDS encoding DUF177 domain-containing protein: MSLTPPSPAALRVSGLAQNAPTPFAFAPDTDAMKALAVALDLTGLRKLRFEGQIAGHGATDWLLTGDLGATVTQPCAVTLAPVTTRIDVPVRRLYVRDFEEIDAPEAEMPEDDEVEPLGAWIDPEAVMIEALSLAIPDFPRADGAELGETVLTEPGVDPLTDEAAKPFAGLADLKSRLEGGEKD; this comes from the coding sequence ATGTCTTTGACCCCTCCTTCACCTGCGGCTTTGCGCGTCAGTGGATTGGCCCAGAACGCGCCCACACCCTTTGCCTTTGCGCCGGATACGGACGCCATGAAGGCATTGGCGGTCGCGCTGGATCTGACCGGATTGCGCAAGCTGCGTTTTGAGGGACAGATCGCGGGCCACGGGGCAACGGACTGGCTGCTGACAGGTGATCTGGGCGCGACGGTGACCCAACCCTGTGCTGTCACTCTTGCCCCTGTCACGACCCGCATCGATGTGCCCGTGCGCCGCCTGTACGTGCGCGACTTCGAAGAAATCGACGCCCCTGAGGCCGAAATGCCGGAGGATGACGAGGTCGAACCCCTTGGGGCCTGGATTGATCCCGAAGCCGTCATGATCGAAGCACTGAGCCTTGCCATTCCAGACTTTCCGCGCGCCGATGGGGCGGAACTTGGAGAGACGGTGCTGACCGAACCGGGCGTTGATCCGTTGACCGATGAGGCTGCCAAACCCTTTGCCGGTCTGGCGGATTTGAAGTCGCGCCTCGAGGGCGGCGAAAAGGACTGA
- the plsX gene encoding phosphate acyltransferase PlsX: MTAPSSDTADATAKLAFPIILSVDTMGGDMGPAAVVSGCSKSAKKNPKLGFILHGPKAELEQLVSRRKNLHDRCVIRDASNVVTMDDKPSHVVRNGKGTSMWSAIESVRSGDADVVVSCGNTGALMALSMIRLRKLPGVNRPAIAVLWPSRNPQGFNVMLDVGADVRAEAPDLLRYALMGASYARNGMDLPRPRIGLLNVGTEEHKGRSELKEAYELIGAQADAAEFDFVGFVEGGDIQGDVADVVVTDGFTGNVAIKTGEGTASLIGDLLREAFKFTPLSRLAYLLAFTSMRRLRKRIDPRRVNGGVFLGLNGTVVKSHGGADATGVSAAIKLAAQLSEQGFNDKLAARVARATALAEESKR; this comes from the coding sequence ATGACGGCCCCCTCCTCCGACACGGCCGACGCCACCGCAAAGCTTGCCTTTCCCATTATTCTATCCGTTGACACGATGGGCGGGGACATGGGCCCCGCCGCTGTCGTGTCCGGGTGTTCCAAGTCTGCCAAGAAGAATCCCAAGCTGGGGTTTATCCTGCACGGCCCAAAAGCCGAGCTGGAGCAGTTGGTATCCCGCAGAAAAAACCTGCACGATCGTTGCGTGATCCGTGACGCGAGCAACGTCGTGACCATGGATGACAAACCCAGCCATGTGGTCCGCAACGGCAAGGGCACATCAATGTGGTCGGCCATTGAATCGGTCCGCTCGGGCGACGCGGACGTGGTCGTCAGTTGCGGCAACACCGGTGCACTGATGGCCCTGTCGATGATCCGCTTGCGCAAATTGCCCGGCGTGAACCGCCCCGCCATCGCCGTGTTGTGGCCCAGCAGGAACCCCCAGGGGTTCAACGTGATGCTGGATGTGGGCGCGGATGTGCGCGCCGAGGCACCGGACCTGTTGCGCTACGCGTTGATGGGTGCGTCCTATGCGCGCAACGGCATGGATCTGCCGCGCCCGCGAATCGGTCTGTTGAATGTGGGCACCGAAGAACACAAAGGGCGGTCCGAGCTGAAAGAGGCTTATGAGCTGATCGGCGCCCAGGCTGACGCGGCTGAATTCGATTTCGTGGGCTTTGTCGAAGGCGGGGACATCCAGGGGGATGTGGCCGATGTGGTTGTGACCGACGGGTTCACCGGCAACGTCGCCATCAAGACAGGCGAGGGCACGGCCAGCCTGATCGGTGATTTGCTACGCGAGGCGTTCAAGTTCACACCCCTGTCCCGCCTCGCCTATCTGTTGGCTTTCACCTCGATGCGCCGCTTGCGCAAACGCATTGATCCGCGCCGGGTAAATGGTGGCGTGTTTCTTGGTTTGAATGGCACGGTTGTCAAATCGCATGGCGGGGCCGATGCTACGGGCGTATCGGCAGCCATCAAACTGGCGGCCCAATTGTCCGAACAGGGCTTTAACGACAAGCTGGCCGCCCGGGTTGCGCGGGCCACTGCGCTGGCAGAGGAGAGCAAGCGATGA